A region from the Drosophila takahashii strain IR98-3 E-12201 chromosome 2L, DtakHiC1v2, whole genome shotgun sequence genome encodes:
- the Dbp21E2 gene encoding probable ATP-dependent RNA helicase DDX28 produces the protein MLNLSVVLRVQSSRQTASFATAAAVKTQIKPPKAKPAKNKPRNQRDQALISCRRSQFDLTHYEREDAKFGSLSLASKGWLHNKSKGDYFILNASVGAEEVQQEMQAIDEFLEGSQLKLHPLLLENLRGELGIKLVTGIQKQGMPIVHGKEHCLIAAETGCGKTLTYLLPILDKLLQREAAPDRKLNTPRVLILTPGRELATQIAGVAEKLLQGSNLKVQSLLGGNTKQLMMNPEFEEVDVLVATLGALSKLVTTGIYRMEQVRHLVLDEADTLLDDTFTDKLTYFLRRFPFHLLQKEDAGTQLILASATMPTNTREILHKVIDVDTIREVVSPHLHRLMPHVTQKFLRMSKADRPATILSLVKQDLVKRRPLIVFSNKSTTSDYVSIFLNNSGVNCLNLNGDMLMKIRLGRFEQFQNGNCDVLSTTDVGSRGLDTTRARHVVNFDFPLHVSDYIHRCGRIGRVGNLEKALVTNFISSRREIDVVQRIEHAARTGGLLPDVNANIRNIINKRIVAEMKAAGVPVPVLGSGNGYPNQEEAF, from the exons ATGCTGAACTTATCCGTGGTGCTGCGGGTGCAATCCTCCCGGCAGACGGCTTCCTTTGCCACAGCGGCAGCGGTGAAGACGCAAATAAAACCCCCAAAGGCGAAGCCAGCCAAGAACAAGCCAAGGAACCAGAGGGATCAGGCCCTAATCTCCTGCAGGAGAAGCCAGTTCGATTTGACCCACTACGAGCGGGAGGATGCCAAGTTCGGGAGCCTTTCGCTGGCCTCCAAGGGCTGGCTGCACAACAAGTCCAAGGGGGACTACTTCATCCTCAATGCCAGCGTGGGAGCAGAGGAAGTGCAGCAGGAAATGCAGGCCATCGATGAGTTTCTCGAGGGCTCACAGCTGAAACTTCATCCGCTCCTCCTGGAGAACCTGCGGGGTGAACTGGGCATCAAGCTGGTGACTGGAATACAAAAGCAGGGAATGCCCATTGTCCATGGCAAGGAGCACTGCCTGATTGCCGCTGAAACGGGGTGCGGGAAGACCCTCACTTATCTACTGCCCATTCTGGACAAGCTGCTCCAAAGGGAAGCTGCTCCGGATCGAAAACTCAACACTCCCCGGGTCCTGATCCTCACGCCTGGCCGGGAATTGGCCACCCAGATAGCTGGGGTGGCGGAGAAGCTCCTCCAGGGCTCTAATCTCAAGGTGCAATCTCTACTCGGCGGCAACACGAAGCAGCTGATGATGAATCCGGAATTCGAGGAGGTGGACGTACTGGTGGCCACCCTGGGGGCTCTCAGCAAACTGGTGACCACTGGAATCTACCGCATGGAGCAGGTTCGTCACCTGGTTCTCGACGAAGCGGACACTTTGCTGGACGACACATTCACGGATAAACTGACGTACTTCTTGAGGAGATTTCCC TTCCACTTGCTGCAGAAGGAGGATGCTGGCACCCAGCTGATCCTGGCCTCGGCCACCATGCCCACGAACACCAGGGAGATCCTGCACAAAGTCATCGATGTAGACACCATCCGCGAGGTGGTCAGTCCCCATCTGCATCGTTTAATGCCCCATGTGACGCAAAAGTTCCTAAGGATGTCAAAGGCCGATCGTCCCGCCACAATCCTCTCGCTTGTCAAGCAGGATCTCGTCAAGCGTCGCCCCCTGATTGTGTTTAGCAACAAGTCCACCACCAGCGACTATGTCTCCATTTTCCTGAACAACAGCGGAGTGAACTGCCTGAATCTGAACGGCGATATGCTGATGAAGATCCGCTTGGGTCGCTTTGAGCAGTTCCAGAACGGCAACTGCGACGTTCTCTCCACCACCGACGTGGGAAGTCGTGGACTGGACACCACGCGAGCCCGTCACGTGGTCAACTTTGACTTTCCCCTGCATGTTTCGGACTACATCCATCGGTGTGGGAGGATCGGACGGGTGGGCAACTTGGAAAAGGCGCTGGTCACGAACTTTATATCCTCTCGCCGGGAAATCGACGTTGTCCAGCGGATTGAGCATGCCGCTCGAACGGGCGGACTGCTGCCGGATGTGAATGCCAACATACGGAACATCATCAACAAGCGAATTGTGGCCGAGATGAAGGCGGCGGGAGTGCCGGTTCCGGTTTTGGGATCAGGGAATGGATATCCAAATCAGGAGGAGGCCTTCTAG
- the Nnf1b gene encoding uncharacterized protein Nnf1b → MDNNNAEQDTEAAFRRHQAIVPQVKQEYQEVIEQLFANLSPSDLDSFAAIIEEQESSSVDTEKLVNGARKIMTKVVLDVNQCFFAGNDVDTKLTTLEMLKEHYASHEGKEWNFHSLSPEELTRPLRINSLDLSIRFMERQLKTQEKELEIAMAKSIKNRQRIHDVLAERKKVERLINERMEQYHEIKPKLTEMEQSLNDLHLQPKM, encoded by the exons ATGGATAATAATAATGCGGAGCAGGACACAGAAGCTGCCTTCAGACGTCACCAGGCAATCGTGCCCCAGGTGAAGCAGGAATACCAGGAAGTGATTGAGCAGCTCTTTGCGAATTTGAG TCCCTCTGATCTTGACTCTTTTGCCGCCATCATCGAGGAGCAGGAATCCTCGAGCGTGGACACCGAGAAGTTGGTAAATGGCGCTCGAAAGATCATGACGAAGGTCGTCCTCGATGTCAACCAGTGCTTCTTCGCCGGCAACGATGTGGACACCAAGCTGACCACCCTGGAGATGCTCAAGGAGCACTATGCTTCGCACGAGGGAAAGGAATG GAACTTTCATAGTTTGTCCCCCGAAGAACTCACTCGACCGCTGCGGATAAACAGTTTGGATTTGAGTATTCGTTTCATGGAGCGGCAGCTTAAGACCCAGGAAAAGGAACTTGAG ATTGCAATGGccaaaagcattaaaaatcgACAGCGTATACATGATGTGCTAGCTGAGCGAAAGAAAGTTGAACGTTTAATAAATGAGCGGATGGAACAGTATCATGAAATTAAGCCAAAATTAACCGAAATGGAGCAGTCATTAAATGATTTGCATTTGCAAccgaaaatgtaa